A region from the Lolium perenne isolate Kyuss_39 chromosome 4, Kyuss_2.0, whole genome shotgun sequence genome encodes:
- the LOC127349115 gene encoding B3 domain-containing protein Os03g0212300 → MRRSEGSRSKLEEEAQDSFAEMEEETAAFTDLSDFEFFVAIHQNSWDKLRLPDKFGELLDGREPREVKLREAGGGRRLWDVEVVFDGEGHMYLGRGWDQFAREHDVQLGHFLVFRYDGDEVLTTKVFDGTMCRRHYKHDEDDDDSSTTPVPRSSQLPTIKEEDPGSESSSESGRKNGIDSGSKNSIYTGSKNSNGDGSSSAEMDIDDATASQFTVMLRQCHLGAKQKQYLNVPVEFQIAHEYHKRSGVVLRMRGKSWPVNLKRSLRAGGIPRMSLRYGWHQFCVDNRLDVGDTCFFRALRGGDADRGEDHVLKVEVRRRDGTFAD, encoded by the exons ATGAGACGCAGTGAGGGATCGAGGAGCAAGCTAGAGGAAGAAGCGCAAGATAGTTTCGCTGAGATGGAAGAGGAGACGGCCGCCTTCACAGACTTGTCCGATTTCGAGTTCTTCGTCGCCATACACCAAAATTCCTGGGACAAACTG AGGCTGCCTGACAAGTTCGGGGAGCTACTCGACGGCCGTGAGCCCCGTGAAGTGAAGCTTCGGGAGGCAGGCGGAGGGCGTCGCCTgtgggacgtggaggtggtgttcGACGGCGAGGGTCACATGTATCTCGGGCGCGGCTGGGACCAGTTCGCCCGCGAGCACGACGTGCAGCTCGGCCACTTCCTCGTCTTCAGGTACGACGGCGACGAGGTGCTCACcacgaaggtgttcgacggaaccatgtgccgcaggcactacaaacacgacgaagacgatgacgacTCCAGCACGACGCCAGTACCACGTTCGTCGCAGCTTCCAACGATTAAAGAAGAAGATCCAGGCAGTGAGAGTAGCAGCGAAAGTGGCCGGAAAAACGGCATCGACAGTGGCAGCAAGAACAGCATCTACACTGGCAGCAAGAACAGCAACGGCGATGGCAGCAGCTCTGCGGAGATGGACATCGACGACGCGACGGCATCGCAGTTCACCGTCATGCTGAGGCAGTGCCACTTGGGCGCGAAGCAGAAGCAGTACCTG AACGTTCCGGTGGAATTCCAGATCGCGCACGAGTACCACAAGAGGAGCGGGGTGGTTCTGCGGATGCGCGGCAAGTCGTGGCCCGTGAACCTCAAGCGCAGCCTCCGGGCGGGTGGCATCCCCCGCATGTCGCTCAGGTACGGGTGGCACCAGTTCTGCGTCGACAACCGCCTCGACGTCGGCGACACCTGCTTCTTCCGGGCGCTGCGCGGGGGCGACGCCGACCGCGGCGAGGACCACGTGCTCAAGGTGGAGGTGCGCAGGCGAGACGGCACCTTCGCGGACTGA